A section of the Rattus norvegicus strain BN/NHsdMcwi chromosome 15, GRCr8, whole genome shotgun sequence genome encodes:
- the Nrl gene encoding neural retina-specific leucine zipper protein isoform X1 produces the protein MALPPSPLAMEYVNDFDLMKFEIKREPSEGRSGVPTASLGSTPYSSVPPSPTFSEPGMVGNSEAPRPAGLEELYWLATLQQQLGADEVLGLSPDEAVELLQSQGPVSVEGPHGYYSGSPGETGAPNVQLPERFSDAALVSMSVRELNRQLRGCGRDEALRLKQRRRTLKNRGYAQACRSKRLQQRRGLEAERARLAAQLDALRAEVARLARERDLYKARCDRLTSGGPGSDDHTHLFL, from the exons ATGGCTCTTCCCCCCAGTCCCTTGGCTATGGAATATGTTAATGACTTTGACTTGATGAAGTTTGAAATAAAGCGGGAGCCTTCTGAGGGCCGGTCCGGAGTCCCCACAGCCTCACTGGGCTCTACACCGTACAGTTCAGTGCCTCCCTCACCCACCTTCagtgagccaggcatggtgggcaACAGCGAGGCCCCTAGGCCCGCAGGCCTGGAGGAGCTATACTGGCTGGCCACCCTGCAGCAGCAGTTGGGGGCCGATGAGGTTCTGGGGCTGAGTCCTGATGAGGCTGTGGAACTACTGCAGAGCCAGGGCCCGGTCTCTGTAGAAGGGCCTCATGGCTACTATTCAGGGAGCCCAGGAGAGACAGGAGCCCCGAATGTGCAG TTGCCCGAGAGATTTTCAGACGCCGCGCTGGTCTCGATGTCGGTGCGCGAGTTGAACCGGCAGCTGCGGGGCTGCGGGCGCGACGAGGCTCTGCGGCTGAAGCAGAGGCGCCGCACGCTCAAGAACCGCGGCTACGCGCAGGCCTGTCGCTCCAAGCGGCTGCAGCAGCGGCGCGGGCTGGAGGCCGAGCGCGCCCGCCTAGCCGCACAGCTGGATGCCCTACGGGCGGAGGTGGCCCGCCTGGCTCGAGAGCGCGACCTCTACAAGGCCCGCTGTGACCGGCTGACTTCCGGTGGCCCTGGGTCCGACGACCACACACACCTCTTCCTCTGA
- the Pck2 gene encoding phosphoenolpyruvate carboxykinase [GTP], mitochondrial gives MAAMYLPGLRLSWHRLRPWCRSPCRSIQTLRVLSGDLSQLPAGVRDFVERSAHLCQPAGIHICDGTEAENAATLALLEEQGLIRKLPKYENCWLARTDPKDVARVESKTVIVTSSQRDTVPLLAGGASGQLGNWMSPDEFQRAVDQRFPGCMQGRTMYVLPFSMGPLGSPLSRIGVQLTDSPYVVASMRIMTRLGTHVLQALGDGDFIKCLHSVGQPLTGHGDPVGRWPCNPEKTLIGHVPEQREIVSFGSGYGGNSLLGKKCFALRIASRLARDEGWLAEHMLILGITNPAGKKRYVAAAFPSACGKTNLAMMRPALPGWKVECVGDDIAWMRFDSEGQLRAINPENGFFGVAPGTSATTNPNAMATIQSNTVFTNVAETSDGGVYWEGIDQPLPPGVTVTSWLGKPWKPGDKEPCAHPNSRFCVPARQCPIMDPAWEAPEGVPIDAIIFGGRRPKGVPLVYEAFSWRHGVFVGSAMRSESTAAAEHKGKTIMHDPFAMRPFFGYNFGHYLEHWLSMEGRKGARLPRIFHVNWFRRDEAGRFLWPGFGENARVLDWICRRLGGEDSARETPIGLVPKEGALDLSGLRAIDTSQLFSIPKDFWEQEVRDIRSYLTEQVNQDLPKEVLAELEALEERVQKM, from the exons ATGGCTGCTATGTACCTCCCCGGCCTGCG GCTTAGCTGGCACAGGCTGAGGCCCTGGTGCCGGTCACCATGCCGTAGCATCCAAACCCTGCGCGTGCTCAGTGGAGATCTGAGCCAGCTGCCGGCTGGGGTTCGAGACTTTGTGGAGCGCAGTGCCCATCTGTGCCAACCAGCAGGCATCCATATTTGTGATGGGACTGAGGCTGAGAACGCTGCCACGCTGGCCCTGCTGGAAGAGCAGGGTCTTATCCGGAAGCTCCCCAAGTATGAGAACTG CTGGCTGGCCCGCACAGACCCCAAGGATGTGGCACGGGTAGAAAGCAAGACGGTGATTGTAACTTCTTCGCAGCGGGACACAGTGCCTCTCCTGGCTGGTGGGGCCAGTGGGCAGCTGGGCAACTGGATGTCCCCAGATGAGTTCCAGAGAGCTGTGGACCAGAGATTCCCAGGATGCATGCAGG GCCGCACCATGTATGTGCTTCCGTTCAGCATGGGTCCCTTGGGCTCCCCGCTCTCCCGCATTGGAGTGCAGCTCACTGACTCGCCTTATGTAGTGGCAAGCATGCGGATTATGACCCGCCTGGGGACACATGTACTCCAGGCCCTGGGAGATGGTGACTTCATCAAGTGTCTGCATTCGGTGGGCCAGCCCCTGACTGGACATG GGGATCCTGTGGGCCGGTGGCCATGCAATCCGGAAAAAACCCTGATTGGCCACGTGCCGGAGCAGCGGGAGATCGTCTCCTTCGGCAGCGGCTATGGTGGGAACTCCTTGCTGGGCAAGAAGTGTTTTGCCCTGCGCATCGCCTCTCGCCTGGCCAGGGATGAGGGCTGGCTGGCAGAACACATGCTG ATTTTGGGCATCACCAACCCCGCAGGGAAAAAGCGCTATGTGGCAGCTGCTTTCCCCAGTGCCTGTGGCAAGACCAATCTGGCCATGATGCGGCCTGCTTTGCCAGGCTGGAAAGTGGAGTGTGTGGGGGATGACATCGCCTGGATGAGGTTTGACAGTGAAG GTCAACTCCGGGCCATCAACCCTGAGAATGGCTTCTTCGGGGTGGCCCCTGGTACCTCTGCCACCACCAATCCCAATGCCATGGCCACAATCCAGAGTAACACTGTCTTCACCAATGTGGCTGAGACCAGTGATGGCGGTGTGTACTGGGAAGGCATTGACCAGCCTCTTCCACCTGGTGTCACCGTAACCTCCTGGCTGGGAAAGCCATGGAAACCTG GGGACAAGGAACCCTGTGCGCATCCAAACTCTCGCTTTTGTGTCCCGGCTCGCCAGTGCCCCATCATGGACCCAGCCTGGGAGGCACCAGAAGGTGTTCCAATTGATGCCATCATCTTCGGAGGCCGCAGACCTAAAG GGGTACCACTGGTGTATGAGGCCTTCAGCTGGCGCCATGGGGTGTTTGTCGGTAGTGCCATGCGCTCTGAGTCCACTGCAGCTGCTGAACACAAGG GAAAGACCATTATGCACGATCCCTTTGCCATGCGACCTTTTTTTGGCTATAACTTCGGACACTACCTGGAACACTGGTTGAGCATGGAGGGACGAAAAGGTGCCCGGCTGCCTCGTATCTTCCATGTCAACTGGTTCCGGAGAGATGAAGCAGGCCGCTTCCTGTGGCCAGGCTTTGGGGAAAACGCTCGCGTGCTAGACTGGATCTGCCGAAGATTAGGAGGAGAAGACAGTGCCCGAGAGACTCCCATTGGGCTCGTACCAAAGGAAGGAGCCCTGGATCTCAGTGGCCTCCGAGCAATAGATACCAGTCAGCTGTTCTCCATCCCCAAGGACTTCTGGGAACAGGAGGTTCGTGATATTAGGAGCTACCTGACAGAGCAAGTCAACCAGGATCTGCCCAAGGAGGTGTTGGCTGAGCTCGAGGCCCTGGAAGAGCGCGTGCAAAAAATGTGA
- the Pck2 gene encoding phosphoenolpyruvate carboxykinase [GTP], mitochondrial isoform X1, whose translation MGLRLRTLPRWPCWKSRVLSGSSPSMRTGRTMYVLPFSMGPLGSPLSRIGVQLTDSPYVVASMRIMTRLGTHVLQALGDGDFIKCLHSVGQPLTGHGDPVGRWPCNPEKTLIGHVPEQREIVSFGSGYGGNSLLGKKCFALRIASRLARDEGWLAEHMLILGITNPAGKKRYVAAAFPSACGKTNLAMMRPALPGWKVECVGDDIAWMRFDSEGQLRAINPENGFFGVAPGTSATTNPNAMATIQSNTVFTNVAETSDGGVYWEGIDQPLPPGVTVTSWLGKPWKPGDKEPCAHPNSRFCVPARQCPIMDPAWEAPEGVPIDAIIFGGRRPKGVPLVYEAFSWRHGVFVGSAMRSESTAAAEHKGKTIMHDPFAMRPFFGYNFGHYLEHWLSMEGRKGARLPRIFHVNWFRRDEAGRFLWPGFGENARVLDWICRRLGGEDSARETPIGLVPKEGALDLSGLRAIDTSQLFSIPKDFWEQEVRDIRSYLTEQVNQDLPKEVLAELEALEERVQKM comes from the exons ATGGGACTGAGGCTGAGAACGCTGCCACGCTGGCCCTGCTGGAAGAGCAGGGTCTTATCCGGAAGCTCCCCAAGTATGAGAACTG GCCGCACCATGTATGTGCTTCCGTTCAGCATGGGTCCCTTGGGCTCCCCGCTCTCCCGCATTGGAGTGCAGCTCACTGACTCGCCTTATGTAGTGGCAAGCATGCGGATTATGACCCGCCTGGGGACACATGTACTCCAGGCCCTGGGAGATGGTGACTTCATCAAGTGTCTGCATTCGGTGGGCCAGCCCCTGACTGGACATG GGGATCCTGTGGGCCGGTGGCCATGCAATCCGGAAAAAACCCTGATTGGCCACGTGCCGGAGCAGCGGGAGATCGTCTCCTTCGGCAGCGGCTATGGTGGGAACTCCTTGCTGGGCAAGAAGTGTTTTGCCCTGCGCATCGCCTCTCGCCTGGCCAGGGATGAGGGCTGGCTGGCAGAACACATGCTG ATTTTGGGCATCACCAACCCCGCAGGGAAAAAGCGCTATGTGGCAGCTGCTTTCCCCAGTGCCTGTGGCAAGACCAATCTGGCCATGATGCGGCCTGCTTTGCCAGGCTGGAAAGTGGAGTGTGTGGGGGATGACATCGCCTGGATGAGGTTTGACAGTGAAG GTCAACTCCGGGCCATCAACCCTGAGAATGGCTTCTTCGGGGTGGCCCCTGGTACCTCTGCCACCACCAATCCCAATGCCATGGCCACAATCCAGAGTAACACTGTCTTCACCAATGTGGCTGAGACCAGTGATGGCGGTGTGTACTGGGAAGGCATTGACCAGCCTCTTCCACCTGGTGTCACCGTAACCTCCTGGCTGGGAAAGCCATGGAAACCTG GGGACAAGGAACCCTGTGCGCATCCAAACTCTCGCTTTTGTGTCCCGGCTCGCCAGTGCCCCATCATGGACCCAGCCTGGGAGGCACCAGAAGGTGTTCCAATTGATGCCATCATCTTCGGAGGCCGCAGACCTAAAG GGGTACCACTGGTGTATGAGGCCTTCAGCTGGCGCCATGGGGTGTTTGTCGGTAGTGCCATGCGCTCTGAGTCCACTGCAGCTGCTGAACACAAGG GAAAGACCATTATGCACGATCCCTTTGCCATGCGACCTTTTTTTGGCTATAACTTCGGACACTACCTGGAACACTGGTTGAGCATGGAGGGACGAAAAGGTGCCCGGCTGCCTCGTATCTTCCATGTCAACTGGTTCCGGAGAGATGAAGCAGGCCGCTTCCTGTGGCCAGGCTTTGGGGAAAACGCTCGCGTGCTAGACTGGATCTGCCGAAGATTAGGAGGAGAAGACAGTGCCCGAGAGACTCCCATTGGGCTCGTACCAAAGGAAGGAGCCCTGGATCTCAGTGGCCTCCGAGCAATAGATACCAGTCAGCTGTTCTCCATCCCCAAGGACTTCTGGGAACAGGAGGTTCGTGATATTAGGAGCTACCTGACAGAGCAAGTCAACCAGGATCTGCCCAAGGAGGTGTTGGCTGAGCTCGAGGCCCTGGAAGAGCGCGTGCAAAAAATGTGA